A segment of the Vibrio sp. 16 genome:
CCTAGCTCTACACGAGCCACATCTTTGAGGTAAACCGTTGAACCGTCACTATTTGCTCGCAAGACGACGTTTTCGAACTCACCAACGCTTTCAAGACGCCCTTTGGTCACCAAGTTAAACTGGACTTCTTGAACATCATTGTAAGGCGCCGCACCAACACGGCCTGCAGCAACTTGCACGTTCTGCTCAGCGAGCGCTGCGTGTATGTCTGACGTAGTCAGTTTTAGGTTCGCCATCTTCTCAGGATCTAGCCAAACACGCATGGCGTATTCGCCGCCGCCGATGACGCTTACTTCACTGATGCCTTTCACTCGAGCAAGCTGATCTTTTACATTCAAGTTAATGTAGTTAATCAAGAATTGATCGTCGTATTTTCCGTCTGGTGAATAGAAGTTAAGCACCATTAACAGGTCAGGAGATCGCTTCTTAACCGTTACACCGACCATCCTCACTTCTTGAGGAAGCTTCGACTCAATCTGAGAAACGCGGTTTTGAACGTTGACTTGCGCCATATCAGGATCGGTCCCAACATCAAACGTGACGTTGAGGTTATAAGAGCCATCGTTGGCACTTTTCGAAGACATGTAAATCATGTCCTCAACACCATTGACCGATGTTTCTATTGGATCTGCGATAGCTTGCTCAACCACCTCTGCACTGGCACCCGTGTAGTACGCCGTGACGCTTACTGACGGAGGGCTTATTTTAGGGTATTCAGCAACAGGAAGGATCGCCAACGCGATCGCTCCAGCTAAGGTTAGTATGATGGAGATAACCAGCGCAAACTTTGGACGCTGGATAAAGAATCGACTTAACATTTAAGCTCCTTTATTCTGCGTCTGTTCGCACAGGAACACCGTTACGTACTCGTTGAAGGCCTTGGGTAATCACCTTATCCGTGTCGGCAATTCCACTACGGATAATAATTCCTCCTTCAACTTGATGGCCAAGTTCGACATTGCGGCGTTCCGCAACGTTCCCCTCTGTTACTACCATTACAAAGTTACCTTCGAGATCGGTTTGCACTGCGCGGCGCGGAATCACCAACGCATCTCTCGCCTGCTTTTCTTTGAGTTCAACACGAACATGTTGACCGGGTAATAATCGTAGCTCTGGATTAGACACCACTGCGCGCATTGATATAGTGCCTGTATCTAAGTCAATTCGGTTGCCTAAGTAGTCAAGTTGGCCTGCATGTGGGAAGTATTCCCCATTTTCCAACACTACTTTAACTTCAACGGAGTCGGCTTCGTTGGCAGAACGACTAGTCACCTTGTCCATCCCCATTTGCAAACGCTCTCGTTCACTGATGCTAAAACTTGTATGGATTGGATCAAGACTCACTAATGTCGTTAAGATGCCCGACTGTGGTGACAACAGATCGCCCGTGCTGACTTTACTTTGTGCAATCCGACCAGAAAATGGAGCACGAATTTCGGTGTACGACAGATTCACCTCTGCAAGATGAAGCTGAGCTTTAGCCGCTTCAACCTGGGCTGTTGCGCCTAATAAGGTGGCGTTAAGATTATCGAATTCTGATTGCGAAATACTGCCCTTAGGGAGTAAGTTTTTGCCGCGCTGAAAGTCCAGTTCTGCTTTTTTAAGTGCTGCATTGGCTTGTGCAAGCGTCGCTTTTGCAGTCGCGACCTGAGCTTGGAAAGAGGAAGGTTCAATCGAATAGAGCAATTGGCCCTGCTCGACCATTTGGCCTTCGTCAAAATGACGTTGTTTCAAATAGCCAGTGACCTGAGCAGTAATGTTGGTGTCTTCAACCGCTTCTACGCGGCCAATGTAGGATTTGCTCGCTTGATGCTCAATAGTTTTCACTTGTTCCGCAACAACAAGTGGCGCTGGCGCTTGATTGTTCCCTTGGTTTTGTTCACCACATCCTGATAGTAAAATTGCACTGGTTAGTGCAGACAATAGCAGTGTTTTTTTCATGAATAGACCGTTAGGTAATATTTAAAGAGGCTTGGCCAAATTACCTAACGGGCTACTATGTTGTGTCCGAAGAATATCAGAGGAAGGAAGTTAAGTGTTTCAATTTGTTACTAAACTGGATTTGGCGTGAGCCATGATGTTTTCAAGCATAATCTCGGGGGATTTCCAGCAATAGACCAATTCAGTGACTTGATTACCGCAAGGGGCGTTCCAGAGTCTTTCTTGCGCATTTTTTCCGCCAATATAGTCATAAAACTCTATAGCCTGGAGGTTATCTTTCATCACTTCCAAGTAAACGCCATTATCGGGAAAATATTGATGAATCCACTTCGCCATTTCTTCAATCAGGATAGAACCTAGCCCTTTCCCTCGATAGGCATCGTCAATATGCAAAGCATCAATAATGGTGCCTTTTTCAAAATCATGATTGCCAAAAGCGCAAATAAATCCGCACAGCAGTCCCCCCTCTTCAATTAAAATCACGTGTTGATTAAAGGGAGGGTTGATAAGGCGAGTTTGCCAAACGGCTAAGCGTTCTTCTAATACTTCATTTTCTAGATACTCTTTACCAAGAATACCTTGGTAAAACTGCTTCCAGCTTTGTGCGTGCAGCGTAGCGATACGTTCGTAATCGCTATATTCAGCTACTTTTAATTCCATTTGTAGTCCTTATTACGTCCTGTTAAGGATTGTATACCTCTTCATACTATTAAACATTTAACAAAAAGCCAATAACTCTGGAACAAAAGCGTGTTGCAGCCGTCGCAACGCGCTCGACTTTTAACGATGATTTAGGGGCTGTTGATCTTTCGAGCTGATTTTTGCAGCAGTTTGTGGGAAATTTCTACAAGGCAGAGGCTTTGAAGTGTAGCTAGCCTACATGAAAAGCCGATAACGCAGTAGAAATGAACCACAAACGCTGCCCGAAGGGTTCGGCTACGCGCCCCGGACTAAAATCGTTTTATGCTTTGTTAACGGGTATTTACTTAGAATGACTAGGCTACACAACCCTTGCCGCGCCTAAAACGATTTTGACTAGGCGTCCCCATCCGAACAAAATTTAACCGCGAAAGGTTAACAGACCCTAGTCACTTTTTGATTTCCTTTCATTTGACTTACACGTGTACGCTGATATTCTAGCGTACAATTGTTAGCTGAAAGGAAATCTATCCATGTCCACCGAGCGTAAACCGCCACTGATATGGCTCAATATCGCTATTTTTCTCTTATCATTTCTCGTCGCTCTCGTCGTCGTTCCTTGGTATGGTTTTACGACAGGATATGGTGTTGAGCACTTGATTTGGTTTATCGTCGCATTTTCATTCTGTAACTTGTCGATCACGGCGGGTTACCATCGTCTCTGGTCACACAAAACTTATGAAGCACACGGACTGCTGCGATTTATTTTTGCTATTGGTGGGGCGTTTGCTCTACAAAACAGCGCGCTTCACTGGAGTTCAGACCATCGAATCCACCACAAACATGTAGATCACAACGACAAAGACCCATATTCAGCTAAACGCGGCTTTTGGTTTTCACACATTGGTTGGATGCTGCGTGAGTACAACGCAAATACCTATTCCGATTACAGCAATTGCCGCGACTTACAGAAAGATAAAATCGTGATGTGGCAGCACAAGTACTATATTCCAATCGCGATCTTAACCAACGTTGGAATCCCACTTGCTTTAGGCATTGTTTATGGTGATGTCCTTGGTATGCTGTTGGTTGTGGGTGTTCTTCGATTGGTTCTTAGCCACCATTCCACCTTCTTTATTAACTCACTGGCTCATATTTGGGGCAGCCAACCCTACACAGACAAAAACACCGCTCGTGATAATGGCGTGTTAGCATTCTTTACCTTTGGCGAGGGATACCACAACTATCACCACATCTTCGAGAACGATTACCGAAATGGCATTTATTGGTGGCAGTATGACCCAACGAAATGGCTAATTAAGAGTTGTTCATGGCTAGGTTTGACTCGTAAATTACGAGTGACGCCCAAGCTCAAAATTGAAAAAGCGCGCGCTAAGATGTGTCGTGAAATCGCACAAAGAA
Coding sequences within it:
- a CDS encoding efflux RND transporter periplasmic adaptor subunit; this translates as MKKTLLLSALTSAILLSGCGEQNQGNNQAPAPLVVAEQVKTIEHQASKSYIGRVEAVEDTNITAQVTGYLKQRHFDEGQMVEQGQLLYSIEPSSFQAQVATAKATLAQANAALKKAELDFQRGKNLLPKGSISQSEFDNLNATLLGATAQVEAAKAQLHLAEVNLSYTEIRAPFSGRIAQSKVSTGDLLSPQSGILTTLVSLDPIHTSFSISERERLQMGMDKVTSRSANEADSVEVKVVLENGEYFPHAGQLDYLGNRIDLDTGTISMRAVVSNPELRLLPGQHVRVELKEKQARDALVIPRRAVQTDLEGNFVMVVTEGNVAERRNVELGHQVEGGIIIRSGIADTDKVITQGLQRVRNGVPVRTDAE
- a CDS encoding GNAT family N-acetyltransferase, with product MELKVAEYSDYERIATLHAQSWKQFYQGILGKEYLENEVLEERLAVWQTRLINPPFNQHVILIEEGGLLCGFICAFGNHDFEKGTIIDALHIDDAYRGKGLGSILIEEMAKWIHQYFPDNGVYLEVMKDNLQAIEFYDYIGGKNAQERLWNAPCGNQVTELVYCWKSPEIMLENIMAHAKSSLVTN
- a CDS encoding fatty acid desaturase, whose protein sequence is MSTERKPPLIWLNIAIFLLSFLVALVVVPWYGFTTGYGVEHLIWFIVAFSFCNLSITAGYHRLWSHKTYEAHGLLRFIFAIGGAFALQNSALHWSSDHRIHHKHVDHNDKDPYSAKRGFWFSHIGWMLREYNANTYSDYSNCRDLQKDKIVMWQHKYYIPIAILTNVGIPLALGIVYGDVLGMLLVVGVLRLVLSHHSTFFINSLAHIWGSQPYTDKNTARDNGVLAFFTFGEGYHNYHHIFENDYRNGIYWWQYDPTKWLIKSCSWLGLTRKLRVTPKLKIEKARAKMCREIAQRKIENLPNASQLKEALNREFEQLITKMSNYYEIKKQVLEAQKSSLTEKYECSLLKLRYQHLKQELSSQRKRWKMQLAQYA